Within Ralstonia pickettii DTP0602, the genomic segment GTCCAGGTCCTGGGTGGCGACTTCACCCGCGACGATGCCCAGGTCGGCCGCGCCCGCGCTGATCGCCGAGACGATTTCCTGCGACAGGTGCTCCTCCAGCTCGATATCGACATCCGGGTTTTCCGTCAGGAAGCGCGACACACCGGCGGCCAGGAATGAGTTGGTGGCGGTGGTGTTGGCCAGCAACCGCACGCGGCCTTTGACCCCTTTGGCGTACGGCCGCAGGTCGGAATGCAGGCACTCCAGCTCGCGGAAGACTTCGCGCGCGTGGCGCAGCAGCGCATCGCCAGCCGGCGTCAGGCGCACGCCCTTGACCTGGCGGATCAGCAATTGTGTCTGGAACGCCTCTTCCAGCTGCTTGATCCGGGTGCTGGCCGCGGGCAGGGACAGGAAGCTGCGCTCGGCTGCACGGGTCAGGTTCTCCGTCTCGCCGACGTTCAGAAAGAGGCGGAGGTCTGTCAGGTCGTAATGCATGGGCTTCCGTAAGGCCAAAGGCCACTTTTGTGATTCGTGAATTCCAATGTCGCGGCCGCCAATTTATCGTATCCCGCGGGGCATTGACATCCGGACTGACCGCATTGGCGCGCCATGTGCCCGCGGCGAAAGGGTGTTTGCCGGATTTGCGGTCGGTGACCGCACAAAAAGTATTCAGAGGAGCAACGCAATGAGCGGTTTGATGGCAGGCAAGGTCGCGCTGGTGACGGGCGCGGGTGGTGGGATCGGGCGTGGCATCGCGCTCGCAATGGCCGCCGCCGGCGCCAAGGTTGTGGTCAATGACCTGGGCGTGTCGATGACCGGTGAAGGCGGCGACGCCGGCCCCGCCCAGCGCGTGGTCGATGAAATCCGCGCCGCCGGTGGCGAGGCCGTGGCCAACACGGACAGCGTGTCGACCTGGAACGGCGCCAATGCCATCGTGCAATGCGCGCTGGACCACTTCGGCCGCATCGACGCCGTGGTCAACAACGCCGGCAACCTGCGCGACCGCATGTTCTTCAAGATGAACGAGGAAGAATGGCGTTCGGTCATCGACGTGCACCTGCACGGCACGTTCTTCGTCAGCCGCGCCGCGGCCAACTACTTCAAGGACCAGGAGGGCGGCGCCTACGTGCACATGACCTCGACCTCGGGCCTGATCGGCAACCTGGGCCAGGCCAATTACTCGGCGGCCAAGCTGGGCATCGCCGCGCTGTCCAAGTCGATCGCGCTGGACATGCAGCGCTTCAACGTGCGCTCGAACTGCATCGCGCCGTTCGCGTGGAGCCGCATGACCAGCTCGATCCCGGCCGAGACGCCGGAAGAGAAGGCACGCGTGGCCAAGCTGCAGAAGATGGAAGCCGGCAAGATCGCGCCGGTGGCGGTGTACCTCGCCAGCCCGGCCGCCAGCGAAGTGAACGGCCAGATCTTCGCGGTGCGCGCCAACGAGATCATGCTGATGAGCCAGCCGCGCCCGGTGCGCTCGGTGCATATGAGCGAAGGCTGGACGCCGGAGAGCGTGGGCGAGATCGCCATGCCGGCGATGCGCAACAGCTTCTTCAAGCTGGAGCGTTCGCCCGACGTGATCGGCTGGGACCCGATCTGAGATGGCGGGCACGCAAGCCACGCGAGAAACCCGTGGCACCCGGGGCGCCCTTGCGGGCGTCCGGGTGCTGGACCTGTCCCGCATCCTGGCCGGGCCCTGGTGCGCGCAGAACCTGGCCGACCTGGGCGCCGAGGTCATCAAGGTCGAACGTCCCGGCGCGGGCGACGACACCCGTTCGTGGGGGCCGCCCTGGCTGCCTGGCGCGGACGGCCAGCCGTCGCGCGATGCCACCTACTTTGCCGGCGCGAATCGCGGCAAGCAGTCGGTGACGCTCGATATCGCCAGCCCCGACGGGCAGGCGATCGTGCGCGAGCTGGCCGCGAAGTCGCAGATCGTGCTGGAGAACTACAAGGTCGGCGACCTGAAGCGCTACGGGCTGGACTACGACAGCCTCAAGGCGCTTAATCCGTCGATCGTCTACTGCTCGATCACGGGCTACGGCCAGACCGGGCCGAGCGCGCACAAGCCCGGCTATGACTTTATCTTCCAGGGCCTGGGCGGCCTGATGAGCGTCACCGGCGAGCGTGACGACCTGCCCGGCGGCGGCCCGCAGAAGGTGGGCGTGGCCGTGGTCGACATGCTCACCGGCATGTATGCCACGGTGGCCGTGCTGGCCGCGCTGCGCCACGCGGAGCGCACCGGCGAGGGCCAGCATATCGACATGGCCCTGCTGGACGCGGTGGTCGCGGTCGGCGCCACGCCGATCATCGCCCAGCGCGTGACCGGCAAGGCCATGCCGCGCTACGGCAACGCGCACGCCAACATGGTGCCCTACCATGTGTTCGCCACCGCCGACGGCTACATGATCGTGGCGGCCGGCAACGACGGGCAGTGGCAGGCTTATTGCCGCGGCATCGAGCGTCCCGACCTGGCCGCCGACGAACGCTTCGCCACCGGCCCCGGCCGCATCGTCCATCGCGAAACGCTGGTGCCGATGCTGGAGGCCCACATGCGCACGCGGCCGACGGCGCACTGGGTGCAGGCGCTGGAAGCGCAGGGCATTCCGTGCGGGCCGATCAATGACTACGGCCAGGTGCTGGAGGACCCGCAGGTGCGGCATCGCGAACTGCAGGTCGACCTGGTGCGCGAGGACGGCAGCCTATGCCCGACGGTCAAGAGCCCGCTGCGCCTGTCGGCCACGCCGGTGCAGTATGACGCGCCGCCGCCCCGGCTGGGCGAGCATACCGAGCAGGTGCTGCAAGCCGTGCTGGGCCTGTCGGCCGAGCGGATCG encodes:
- a CDS encoding LysR family transcriptional regulator; this encodes MHYDLTDLRLFLNVGETENLTRAAERSFLSLPAASTRIKQLEEAFQTQLLIRQVKGVRLTPAGDALLRHAREVFRELECLHSDLRPYAKGVKGRVRLLANTTATNSFLAAGVSRFLTENPDVDIELEEHLSQEIVSAISAGAADLGIVAGEVATQDLDVMHLCSDELIVIAPVNHPLPAFKRLHFADLLDTCRFVGLNQFSAIQSFLDRIASGMGKRISLRIQVGSFDAVCRMVEAGAGIAIVPNSCARRYASRKVLRFIQLEDEWAKRELRLCRRPGRELPQFAETLIQYLVDAAREPV
- a CDS encoding 3-hydroxyacyl-CoA dehydrogenase; the encoded protein is MSGLMAGKVALVTGAGGGIGRGIALAMAAAGAKVVVNDLGVSMTGEGGDAGPAQRVVDEIRAAGGEAVANTDSVSTWNGANAIVQCALDHFGRIDAVVNNAGNLRDRMFFKMNEEEWRSVIDVHLHGTFFVSRAAANYFKDQEGGAYVHMTSTSGLIGNLGQANYSAAKLGIAALSKSIALDMQRFNVRSNCIAPFAWSRMTSSIPAETPEEKARVAKLQKMEAGKIAPVAVYLASPAASEVNGQIFAVRANEIMLMSQPRPVRSVHMSEGWTPESVGEIAMPAMRNSFFKLERSPDVIGWDPI
- a CDS encoding CoA transferase (K01797: E5.1.99.- [EC:5.1.99.-]) encodes the protein MAGTQATRETRGTRGALAGVRVLDLSRILAGPWCAQNLADLGAEVIKVERPGAGDDTRSWGPPWLPGADGQPSRDATYFAGANRGKQSVTLDIASPDGQAIVRELAAKSQIVLENYKVGDLKRYGLDYDSLKALNPSIVYCSITGYGQTGPSAHKPGYDFIFQGLGGLMSVTGERDDLPGGGPQKVGVAVVDMLTGMYATVAVLAALRHAERTGEGQHIDMALLDAVVAVGATPIIAQRVTGKAMPRYGNAHANMVPYHVFATADGYMIVAAGNDGQWQAYCRGIERPDLAADERFATGPGRIVHRETLVPMLEAHMRTRPTAHWVQALEAQGIPCGPINDYGQVLEDPQVRHRELQVDLVREDGSLCPTVKSPLRLSATPVQYDAPPPRLGEHTEQVLQAVLGLSAERIAKLREQRVI